The following are encoded together in the Acinetobacter radioresistens DSM 6976 = NBRC 102413 = CIP 103788 genome:
- a CDS encoding flavin-containing monooxygenase, with product MDKHIDVLIVGAGISGLGLAAHLSKNCPQRSFEIVERREGIGGTWDLFRYPGIRSDSDMSTFGYNFKPWRKAKILADGASIRQYLHEVVDEFHLDRKIHFKHRVISANYDTALKLWIVEIEDQQGQNQTWYANFLLGCTGYYNYDEGFMPEYPGQHQFKGTLVHPQHWPEKLDYTGKRVIVIGSGATAITLVPSMVKGGAAHVTMLQRSPTYIASIPSIDFVYQKMRGFLSEEMAYKLTRARNIGMQRAVYALSQKQPKLVRKLLLKSIEMQLKGKVDMKHFTPSYNPWDQRLCVVPDGDLFKALREGHASVETDHIEKFTETGVQLKSGKHLEADIIISATGLQIQIMGGIQGTVDGQPIDTSEHMLYNGILISDVPNMAMIIGYINASWTLKVDVAAEYICRLLNYMDKHHYDEVIAPTDHSEIEQDTVMGSLSAGYIRRAADVIPKQGKHAPWQVTNNYLADRKALKQAGFEDGILQFTKRDKQLERKPKLVS from the coding sequence ATGGATAAACACATTGATGTTCTAATTGTAGGAGCTGGTATTTCAGGCTTGGGTCTGGCTGCACATCTTTCTAAAAACTGTCCCCAACGCTCATTTGAAATTGTAGAAAGACGTGAAGGAATCGGGGGAACTTGGGATTTATTCCGCTATCCAGGTATCCGCTCCGATTCGGATATGTCGACTTTTGGTTATAATTTCAAACCATGGCGTAAGGCCAAAATTCTGGCAGATGGTGCCTCAATACGCCAGTATTTACATGAGGTTGTGGATGAATTTCACCTAGACAGGAAAATTCATTTTAAACACCGAGTAATTTCTGCGAATTATGATACGGCCCTTAAACTCTGGATAGTGGAAATCGAAGACCAGCAAGGTCAGAACCAGACTTGGTACGCTAATTTTCTACTCGGCTGTACCGGTTACTATAATTATGATGAAGGCTTTATGCCTGAGTACCCTGGACAACACCAGTTTAAAGGTACTTTGGTGCATCCTCAGCATTGGCCAGAAAAGCTGGACTATACTGGCAAGCGAGTCATTGTGATAGGTAGCGGTGCAACAGCTATTACTCTCGTACCCTCTATGGTGAAAGGGGGGGCGGCTCATGTAACTATGCTACAGCGTTCGCCTACCTATATTGCTTCAATTCCTTCTATTGATTTTGTTTATCAGAAAATGCGTGGTTTTCTTTCGGAAGAGATGGCTTATAAACTGACGCGTGCACGTAATATTGGTATGCAGCGTGCAGTCTATGCACTCTCACAGAAACAACCTAAACTGGTACGTAAGCTCCTTTTAAAATCGATCGAAATGCAGCTTAAAGGTAAAGTGGATATGAAACACTTTACTCCAAGCTATAATCCATGGGATCAACGCCTTTGTGTAGTGCCCGATGGTGACCTGTTTAAAGCTTTGCGTGAAGGTCATGCCAGTGTCGAGACTGACCATATTGAAAAATTTACTGAAACAGGAGTCCAGTTAAAGTCAGGCAAGCATCTGGAAGCAGATATTATTATCTCTGCAACTGGTTTGCAGATCCAGATTATGGGTGGAATACAGGGAACTGTAGATGGTCAACCGATAGATACCTCAGAACATATGCTATACAACGGTATTCTGATCAGTGACGTACCTAATATGGCAATGATTATTGGTTATATTAATGCTTCTTGGACATTAAAAGTCGATGTTGCAGCAGAGTATATCTGTCGACTACTTAATTATATGGATAAGCATCATTATGATGAAGTGATAGCGCCTACCGATCATAGTGAGATTGAACAGGATACTGTGATGGGTAGCCTGTCCGCAGGATATATCCGTCGCGCTGCCGACGTAATTCCAAAGCAGGGGAAACATGCACCCTGGCAAGTGACTAATAACTATCTGGCTGATCGTAAAGCCCTGAAACAGGCGGGTTTTGAAGATGGAATCTTGCAATTTACTAAGCGTGATAAACAGCTAGAACGTAAACCTAAACTGGTTTCATAA
- the rplQ gene encoding 50S ribosomal protein L17, translating into MRHRNSGVKLGRTSSHRKAMFQNLANSLFEHELIKTTVPKAKELRRVAEPLITLAKNDTVANRRLAFARTRSAATVGKLFTVLGPRYKERNGGYLRVLKAGFRAGDAAPMAYVELVDREVQASAE; encoded by the coding sequence ATGCGTCATCGTAATAGTGGTGTGAAATTAGGCCGTACAAGCAGTCATCGTAAAGCGATGTTCCAAAACTTGGCTAATTCTTTGTTCGAACACGAGTTGATTAAAACAACTGTGCCTAAAGCAAAAGAGTTACGTCGTGTTGCTGAGCCTTTAATCACTTTAGCTAAAAACGATACTGTAGCAAACCGTCGTTTAGCGTTTGCTCGTACTCGTTCAGCAGCAACTGTTGGTAAGTTATTTACCGTTCTTGGCCCTCGTTACAAAGAACGTAACGGCGGTTATCTGCGTGTTCTTAAAGCTGGTTTCCGTGCAGGTGATGCTGCACCGATGGCTTATGTAGAGCTTGTAGATCGCGAAGTTCAAGCTTCTGCAGAATAA
- a CDS encoding DNA-directed RNA polymerase subunit alpha — MTRTANEFLTPQAIKVEAVSGTSAKVILEPLERGFGHTLGNALRRILLSSLPGAAVVEVEIEGVEHEYSTLEGLQQDIVELLLNLKGLSIKLFDQNEAYLTLEKQGPGDITAADLRLPHNVEVVNSEHLIGTLSASGSIKMRLKVAQGRGYETSDSRFPEGETRPVGRLQLDASYSPIQRVSYTVENARVEQRTDLDKLIIDLETNGTVDPEEAIRKAATILQQQIAIFVDLQKDQAPVAQEPREEVDPILLRPVDDLELTVRSANCLKAENIYYIGDLVQRTEVELLKTPNLGKKSLTEIKDVLASKGLQLGMRLENWPPASLRMDDRFAYRSR, encoded by the coding sequence ATGACGCGTACTGCAAACGAGTTTCTAACTCCGCAAGCGATCAAGGTCGAAGCGGTAAGCGGGACCTCGGCAAAAGTGATTCTGGAACCTTTAGAGCGTGGCTTTGGTCATACTCTAGGTAATGCTTTACGTCGCATTCTATTGTCTTCTTTGCCTGGCGCTGCTGTGGTTGAAGTAGAGATAGAAGGTGTCGAGCACGAGTACAGTACTTTAGAAGGCTTGCAGCAGGACATCGTCGAGCTCTTGCTGAACCTAAAAGGATTGTCTATTAAGCTGTTCGATCAAAACGAAGCTTACTTAACATTAGAAAAACAAGGTCCAGGCGATATTACTGCTGCTGACCTGCGTTTACCTCATAATGTTGAGGTGGTTAACTCAGAGCATTTGATTGGTACACTAAGTGCTTCAGGCTCAATTAAAATGCGCTTGAAGGTTGCTCAAGGTCGTGGTTATGAGACTTCTGACTCACGTTTCCCGGAAGGTGAAACCCGTCCAGTCGGTCGTTTACAGTTAGATGCTTCTTATAGCCCGATTCAACGTGTGTCTTACACAGTAGAAAACGCTCGTGTAGAACAACGTACTGACCTTGACAAGCTGATCATTGATCTTGAAACCAACGGTACTGTTGATCCTGAAGAAGCAATCCGCAAAGCGGCAACAATCTTGCAACAGCAAATTGCAATTTTTGTTGATCTTCAGAAAGATCAGGCACCTGTGGCTCAAGAACCTCGTGAAGAAGTTGACCCAATTTTGCTTCGTCCAGTGGATGATCTAGAGCTAACTGTTCGTTCTGCTAACTGTTTGAAGGCAGAAAATATTTACTACATTGGTGATCTTGTTCAACGTACTGAGGTTGAGTTACTTAAAACTCCAAACCTGGGTAAAAAATCGTTGACTGAGATTAAAGATGTTTTGGCATCGAAAGGTTTACAACTCGGCATGCGTTTAGAGAACTGGCCACCGGCTAGTCTGCGTATGGACGATCGTTTTGCCTATCGTAGCCGTTAA
- the rpsD gene encoding 30S ribosomal protein S4, whose amino-acid sequence MARYIGPKCKLSRREGTDLQLKSGVKPFDVKTKKHAKAPGQHGQSRAKQSEYSLQLREKQKVRRMYGVLERQFSNYYKEAARVKGATGENLLKLLESRLDNVVYRMGFGSTRAEARQLVSHRSITLNGRRVNIASIQVKAGDVIAVHEGAKQQLRIKSAIELAAQRGIPAWIEVDHSKFEGTFKAAPDRSDLPAEINESLIVELYSK is encoded by the coding sequence ATGGCTCGTTATATTGGTCCAAAATGCAAACTCTCTCGCCGCGAAGGGACAGACCTGCAACTTAAATCTGGCGTTAAACCTTTTGACGTCAAAACTAAAAAACATGCTAAAGCGCCTGGCCAACATGGGCAATCTCGCGCTAAGCAATCTGAGTACTCACTACAATTACGTGAAAAACAAAAAGTACGTCGTATGTACGGTGTGTTAGAGCGTCAATTTAGTAATTACTATAAAGAAGCTGCTCGTGTTAAGGGTGCAACTGGTGAGAACCTGTTGAAGCTGCTTGAAAGCCGCCTTGATAACGTTGTTTATCGCATGGGTTTTGGTTCTACACGTGCAGAAGCTCGTCAGCTTGTAAGTCACCGTAGCATTACTTTAAATGGCCGTCGTGTAAACATTGCTTCTATTCAAGTAAAAGCTGGTGATGTTATTGCGGTTCATGAAGGTGCTAAACAACAATTACGTATTAAAAGCGCAATTGAATTAGCTGCTCAACGTGGAATTCCAGCTTGGATTGAAGTTGATCATTCTAAGTTCGAAGGTACGTTTAAAGCTGCGCCGGATCGTTCTGATTTACCTGCTGAAATCAACGAAAGCTTGATTGTAGAATTGTATTCTAAATAA
- the rpsK gene encoding 30S ribosomal protein S11, giving the protein MAKDTRTRKKVTRTVSEGVAHIHASFNNTIVTITDRQGNALAWATSGGQGFRGSRKSTPFAAQVAAEVAGKAALDYGLKNLDVLVKGPGPGRESAVRALGAVGYKINSITDVTPIPHNGCRPPKKRRV; this is encoded by the coding sequence ATGGCTAAAGATACTCGCACACGCAAGAAGGTCACTCGTACCGTCTCTGAAGGTGTTGCACACATTCACGCGTCTTTTAATAACACCATTGTGACTATTACCGATCGTCAAGGTAATGCACTGGCTTGGGCCACTTCAGGTGGACAAGGCTTCCGTGGATCACGTAAATCAACTCCGTTTGCTGCTCAGGTAGCTGCTGAAGTTGCTGGTAAAGCAGCTTTGGATTACGGTTTGAAAAACCTGGACGTCCTTGTAAAAGGTCCTGGTCCTGGTCGTGAGTCTGCGGTTCGTGCATTAGGTGCAGTGGGTTATAAGATTAATAGCATTACCGATGTGACGCCAATCCCTCACAACGGTTGTCGCCCACCTAAAAAACGTCGCGTGTAA
- the rpsM gene encoding 30S ribosomal protein S13, whose product MARIAGVNIPDNKHAVISLTYIFGIGRHTAKNILAAAGITPTVKIRELDDAQLDAIRAEVAKVPTEGDLRREISMNIKRLMDLGCYRGLRHRRSLPVRGQRTKTNARTRKGPRKPIKK is encoded by the coding sequence ATGGCTCGTATTGCCGGTGTAAACATTCCGGATAACAAGCATGCTGTTATCTCCCTCACGTATATCTTTGGTATCGGTCGCCACACTGCTAAGAATATCTTAGCTGCTGCAGGCATCACACCGACTGTCAAGATCCGTGAATTGGATGATGCTCAGCTTGATGCGATTCGTGCAGAAGTTGCCAAGGTTCCAACCGAAGGTGATTTACGTCGCGAAATTTCCATGAACATTAAACGTTTAATGGATTTAGGCTGCTACCGTGGTCTTCGTCATCGTCGTAGCTTGCCTGTCCGCGGTCAACGCACCAAAACTAACGCACGTACCCGTAAAGGTCCGCGCAAACCGATTAAAAAGTAA
- the rpmJ gene encoding 50S ribosomal protein L36, giving the protein MKVQASVKKICGSCKVIRRNGVIRVICSAEPRHKQRQG; this is encoded by the coding sequence ATGAAAGTACAAGCTTCTGTAAAGAAAATTTGTGGTAGCTGTAAAGTTATCCGTCGTAATGGGGTTATCCGCGTGATTTGCAGCGCTGAACCTCGTCATAAGCAGCGTCAAGGTTAA
- the secY gene encoding preprotein translocase subunit SecY yields MKGQPFHVKYREIIRRMMFLIGALLVFRLGAHIPVPGINNAALENLFNANQGTILGLFNMFSGGALERMSILALGIMPYISASIIVQLMSTVIPSLEALKKEGEQGKRKINQYTRQGTLLLALVQATGMCAGLIGQGITLTSGLAFYVPAVTSLVAGTMFLMWLGEQITERGVGNGISMIIFAGIVAGLPNLIMQSLSSVDSGQTSLIGLVIFGLLSLGVLAAIVFIEKAQRRISVNYAQKQQGRRVFTAQQTHLPLKINMAGVIPAIFASSLLLFPASLGQWVGSADPNAGMIKRGLQDLALVLSPGQPLYLVLFGALIIFFCYFYTALVFSPKEVSENLKRSGAYVPGIRPGEQTARYLDHILNRLTFIGAMYITVICLMPMVLQSSFGIPFYLGGTSLLIVVVVVMDFMAQLQAHLTSHQYDNQSLMRKTTAHPKG; encoded by the coding sequence ATGAAAGGTCAACCTTTTCATGTGAAATACCGTGAAATTATTCGTCGAATGATGTTTCTGATCGGCGCATTGTTGGTCTTTCGGCTAGGAGCGCATATTCCAGTACCAGGCATTAATAATGCTGCGCTCGAAAACCTATTTAATGCAAACCAAGGTACGATCCTTGGTTTGTTTAATATGTTTTCAGGTGGGGCATTAGAGCGAATGTCTATCCTTGCGCTTGGAATCATGCCCTACATTTCTGCCTCGATTATTGTGCAGTTGATGTCAACCGTGATTCCAAGTCTTGAAGCCTTGAAAAAAGAAGGCGAGCAAGGTAAGCGTAAGATTAATCAGTACACACGGCAAGGTACGCTGTTGCTGGCTTTAGTGCAAGCAACCGGCATGTGTGCCGGCTTGATTGGGCAGGGGATTACCCTAACTTCAGGTTTGGCTTTTTATGTACCGGCTGTAACCTCTCTGGTTGCAGGGACCATGTTTTTGATGTGGCTTGGAGAACAGATTACCGAACGTGGTGTTGGTAATGGTATTTCCATGATTATTTTTGCAGGTATTGTAGCAGGTTTACCTAATCTGATTATGCAATCGCTTTCATCTGTAGATAGCGGCCAGACCAGCCTGATTGGCTTGGTCATTTTTGGCTTGTTATCACTTGGGGTGCTGGCGGCAATTGTATTTATCGAAAAGGCCCAACGCCGCATATCAGTAAACTATGCACAAAAACAGCAGGGCCGTCGTGTATTTACTGCTCAGCAAACCCACTTGCCATTAAAAATTAATATGGCAGGCGTTATTCCGGCAATTTTTGCCAGCTCTTTGCTGCTGTTTCCAGCAAGCTTGGGCCAGTGGGTAGGGAGTGCTGATCCAAATGCAGGGATGATCAAACGTGGTCTTCAAGACTTGGCTCTTGTATTATCGCCTGGACAGCCTTTGTATTTGGTGCTCTTTGGTGCGTTAATTATCTTTTTCTGCTATTTTTATACGGCACTTGTTTTTAGTCCAAAAGAAGTATCAGAAAACTTAAAACGCAGCGGAGCTTACGTGCCTGGTATTCGCCCAGGTGAGCAAACTGCTCGTTATTTAGATCATATTCTCAATCGTCTGACCTTCATCGGTGCGATGTATATTACAGTGATCTGCTTGATGCCGATGGTATTGCAAAGTTCATTTGGTATTCCGTTTTATTTAGGCGGAACCTCCCTGCTCATCGTAGTAGTGGTTGTTATGGACTTTATGGCCCAGCTTCAGGCTCATCTGACTTCGCATCAGTATGACAACCAGAGTTTAATGAGAAAAACGACTGCTCATCCTAAAGGATAA
- the rplO gene encoding 50S ribosomal protein L15 — protein sequence MTLRLNELAPAEGAKRENRRLGRGIGSGVGKTGGRGVKGQKSRKSGGVRPGFEGGQTALYRRLPKFGFTSQIALKTAEVRLSELAKVEGDIVSLETLKAANVVRKDMLRARVVLSGEITRAFTVQGVALTAGAKAAIEAAGGKVEE from the coding sequence ATGACTCTGCGTTTAAATGAACTTGCACCTGCAGAAGGTGCTAAACGTGAAAACCGTCGTCTGGGCCGTGGTATCGGTTCTGGCGTTGGTAAGACCGGTGGCCGTGGTGTCAAGGGTCAAAAATCACGTAAGAGCGGTGGTGTACGTCCAGGTTTCGAAGGTGGTCAAACTGCACTTTACCGTCGTTTGCCTAAATTCGGCTTCACTAGCCAAATCGCTTTAAAAACTGCTGAAGTACGTTTGTCTGAACTTGCTAAAGTTGAAGGTGATATTGTTTCACTTGAAACTTTAAAAGCAGCGAATGTAGTACGTAAAGATATGTTGCGTGCTCGTGTCGTACTTTCTGGTGAAATTACTCGTGCTTTCACTGTACAAGGTGTTGCATTGACTGCCGGCGCTAAAGCAGCTATTGAAGCTGCTGGTGGCAAAGTCGAGGAGTAA
- the rpmD gene encoding 50S ribosomal protein L30, which translates to MKTIKVTQTKSSSHRLKNHKLSLKGLGLRRIGHTVEVQDTPSNRGMINQVYYMVSVEE; encoded by the coding sequence ATGAAAACGATTAAAGTTACCCAGACTAAATCTTCATCGCACCGCTTGAAAAATCACAAGCTGAGCCTGAAAGGTTTAGGTCTGCGTCGTATTGGTCATACTGTAGAAGTGCAAGATACGCCTTCTAACCGTGGTATGATCAACCAAGTCTACTATATGGTTAGTGTAGAGGAATAA
- the rpsE gene encoding 30S ribosomal protein S5, with protein sequence MAKVEQNEGLVEKLVAVDRVAKVVKGGRIFSFTALTVVGDGNGRVGFGRGKAREVPAAISKALEAARRNMITIELNDGTLQHPVRARHGASRVFMQPASEGTGVIAGGSMRAVLEAAGVRNVLTKCYGSTNAANVVNATFNGLRDMTTPEKVAAKRGLSVEQIQG encoded by the coding sequence ATGGCGAAAGTTGAACAAAACGAAGGTCTCGTTGAAAAGCTGGTTGCCGTTGATCGTGTAGCCAAGGTTGTTAAGGGTGGTCGTATCTTCTCTTTCACAGCATTAACTGTTGTGGGTGATGGTAATGGTCGTGTAGGTTTTGGTCGTGGTAAAGCACGTGAAGTTCCAGCTGCTATCTCTAAAGCACTTGAAGCTGCTCGTCGCAACATGATCACTATCGAGCTTAACGATGGTACTCTGCAACACCCAGTTCGTGCTCGTCATGGCGCAAGCCGTGTATTTATGCAACCTGCATCAGAAGGTACTGGCGTAATTGCTGGTGGTTCTATGCGTGCTGTTCTTGAAGCAGCAGGTGTGCGTAATGTATTGACGAAATGCTATGGTTCTACTAACGCTGCAAACGTCGTAAATGCAACCTTTAACGGTTTGCGTGACATGACTACTCCTGAGAAAGTTGCTGCGAAACGTGGTCTATCAGTAGAACAAATTCAAGGGTAA
- the rplR gene encoding 50S ribosomal protein L18 encodes MNEKKQSRLRRAKSTRLHIRALGATRLCVNRTPRHIYAQVISADGGKVLAQASTLDASLRSGTTGNVEAATKVGALIAERAKAAGVTKVAFDRSGFKYHGRIKALADAAREGGLEF; translated from the coding sequence ATGAACGAAAAGAAACAATCCCGTTTGCGTCGTGCGAAAAGCACACGCTTGCACATTCGTGCATTGGGTGCGACTCGTTTGTGTGTAAACCGCACTCCGCGTCACATCTATGCTCAAGTTATCTCAGCAGATGGTGGCAAAGTTTTAGCGCAAGCTTCTACTTTAGATGCCTCTCTGCGTAGTGGTACTACCGGTAATGTTGAAGCAGCTACTAAAGTGGGTGCTTTAATCGCGGAACGAGCTAAAGCAGCTGGCGTTACTAAAGTTGCATTTGACCGTTCTGGTTTTAAATATCATGGTCGTATCAAAGCCTTGGCTGATGCTGCTCGTGAAGGCGGCTTGGAGTTCTAA
- the rplF gene encoding 50S ribosomal protein L6, translating to MSRVAKAPVAVPNGVTVTQNGRQVEVKGTKGNLSFNLHALVELKQEEGQLHIAPVKESKDAWMQAGTARAVLNNLVKGVNEGFERKLQLIGVGYKAAVKGDVVNLNLGYSHPIDYSLPEGVTAETPTATEIVLKSANKQLLGQVAADIRSYRQPEPYKGKGVRYSDEVVLRKEAKKK from the coding sequence ATGTCTCGTGTGGCTAAAGCCCCAGTAGCTGTACCTAACGGTGTTACAGTTACTCAGAACGGCCGGCAGGTCGAAGTGAAAGGCACAAAAGGTAACTTGTCTTTCAACCTGCATGCGCTGGTCGAGCTAAAACAGGAAGAAGGTCAGCTTCATATTGCTCCAGTTAAAGAGTCGAAAGACGCTTGGATGCAAGCTGGTACTGCTCGCGCTGTGTTAAATAACCTTGTAAAAGGTGTTAACGAAGGCTTCGAACGCAAGTTGCAACTGATCGGTGTTGGTTATAAAGCTGCGGTTAAAGGTGACGTTGTCAACCTGAACCTGGGTTATTCTCACCCAATCGATTATTCCCTTCCTGAAGGCGTAACTGCAGAAACTCCTACTGCAACTGAAATCGTACTTAAATCTGCGAATAAACAGTTGTTAGGTCAGGTAGCTGCTGACATCCGTTCATATCGTCAACCTGAGCCGTATAAAGGTAAAGGTGTTCGTTATTCGGATGAAGTTGTACTTCGTAAAGAAGCTAAGAAGAAATAA
- the rpsH gene encoding 30S ribosomal protein S8 — protein sequence MSMQDTVADMLTRVRNAQMAKKQTVSMPNSKLKVAIANVLQQEGYISNVEVADVEGKPTLTITLKYFEGKPVIETVKRVSRPGLRQYRGKDKLPSVKQGLGIAIVSTSKGLMTDRAARAAGIGGEVIAFVS from the coding sequence ATGAGTATGCAAGATACCGTTGCCGACATGCTAACACGTGTTCGTAACGCACAAATGGCGAAGAAACAAACTGTTTCTATGCCGAATTCTAAGTTGAAAGTTGCGATTGCTAACGTACTTCAACAAGAAGGTTATATTTCAAATGTAGAAGTTGCTGATGTTGAAGGCAAACCTACTTTGACTATCACTTTAAAGTATTTTGAAGGCAAGCCAGTTATCGAAACTGTGAAACGCGTAAGCCGTCCAGGTCTTCGCCAGTATCGCGGTAAAGATAAACTTCCAAGCGTTAAGCAAGGTTTGGGTATTGCAATTGTTTCTACAAGCAAAGGCCTCATGACTGATCGCGCTGCACGTGCTGCAGGTATCGGTGGTGAAGTTATTGCTTTTGTTTCTTAA
- the rpsN gene encoding 30S ribosomal protein S14 → MAKKSMINRELKREKTVAKYAAKRAELKATIANVNASDEERFEAMMKLQALPRNASPIRLRNRCGLTGRPHGYFRKFGLGRNKLRDTVMQGDVPGVVKASW, encoded by the coding sequence ATGGCTAAGAAAAGTATGATTAATCGCGAATTAAAGCGCGAGAAAACCGTTGCTAAATACGCTGCAAAACGTGCTGAATTAAAAGCTACGATTGCAAACGTAAATGCAAGCGACGAAGAGCGTTTTGAAGCGATGATGAAATTACAAGCATTGCCGCGTAATGCATCTCCAATCCGTCTTCGTAACCGTTGTGGTTTAACTGGTCGTCCTCATGGTTACTTCCGTAAGTTTGGCCTGGGCCGTAATAAACTACGTGATACAGTAATGCAAGGTGATGTACCAGGCGTTGTTAAGGCAAGCTGGTAA
- the rplE gene encoding 50S ribosomal protein L5, with protein sequence MARLKARYNEEIKTKLKEELGLANVMETPRITKITLNMGVGAAATDKKLLDGAVSDMQAIAGQKPVVTLARKSIAGFKIRDGWPIGCKVTLRGDQMYEFLDRLISIAIPRIRDFRGFSAKSFDGRGNYSMGLKEQIVFPEIDFDKIDRIRGMDITITTTARTDDEGRALMRAFGFPFK encoded by the coding sequence ATGGCCAGACTTAAAGCGCGTTACAATGAAGAAATCAAGACTAAGTTGAAAGAAGAACTTGGTCTTGCTAATGTGATGGAAACTCCTCGCATTACTAAAATTACCCTGAACATGGGTGTAGGTGCAGCTGCAACTGATAAGAAATTATTAGATGGCGCTGTATCTGATATGCAAGCAATTGCTGGTCAAAAACCAGTGGTAACACTTGCACGTAAATCAATCGCTGGTTTCAAAATCCGTGATGGTTGGCCGATCGGTTGTAAAGTAACTTTACGTGGCGACCAAATGTACGAATTCTTGGACCGTCTGATCTCAATCGCAATCCCTCGTATCCGTGACTTCCGTGGTTTCTCAGCGAAATCTTTCGATGGTCGTGGTAACTATTCTATGGGCTTGAAAGAACAAATCGTTTTCCCTGAAATCGATTTTGACAAGATTGATCGTATTCGTGGTATGGACATTACCATCACTACGACTGCTCGCACCGATGACGAAGGCCGTGCGCTTATGCGTGCATTCGGCTTCCCGTTCAAATAA
- the rplX gene encoding 50S ribosomal protein L24: MAKIKKGDQVIVIAGKEKGKQGTVLSVSGDRVKVEGLNLVKKHQKPNRVTGAEGGIVTQEASLHISNVAVFNATTQKADRVGYRVDENGVKIRVYKSNGESVAVAK; encoded by the coding sequence ATGGCTAAGATTAAAAAAGGCGATCAGGTAATCGTGATCGCAGGTAAAGAAAAAGGCAAACAGGGTACTGTTCTGTCTGTTTCTGGTGACCGTGTTAAGGTTGAAGGCCTTAACTTGGTGAAGAAGCATCAAAAGCCAAACCGTGTAACTGGCGCTGAAGGCGGTATTGTTACTCAGGAAGCTTCGCTTCATATCTCAAACGTGGCAGTTTTTAATGCTACAACCCAAAAGGCTGACCGTGTTGGTTACCGCGTAGATGAAAACGGTGTGAAAATTCGCGTTTATAAATCTAACGGTGAATCAGTGGCGGTAGCGAAGTAA
- the rplN gene encoding 50S ribosomal protein L14: protein MIQTETMLDVADNSGARRVQCIKVLGGSHRRYASVGDIIKVTVKEAIPRGRVKKGDVMNAVVVRTKFGIRRPDGSLIRFDDNAAVLLNNNKAPIATRIFGPVTRELRTEQFMKIISLAPEVL, encoded by the coding sequence ATGATTCAAACCGAAACGATGCTCGACGTAGCAGACAACAGTGGTGCACGCCGCGTACAATGTATTAAAGTACTTGGTGGCTCACATCGTCGTTATGCTTCTGTTGGCGACATTATTAAAGTTACTGTAAAAGAAGCAATTCCACGTGGCCGTGTTAAAAAAGGCGACGTAATGAATGCAGTTGTGGTACGTACTAAGTTCGGTATCCGTCGTCCGGATGGTTCTTTGATCCGTTTTGATGACAATGCTGCTGTATTGTTAAACAACAATAAAGCTCCGATTGCCACTCGTATTTTCGGACCAGTGACTCGTGAACTTCGTACTGAACAGTTCATGAAAATTATTTCACTGGCTCCTGAAGTTCTATAA
- the rpsQ gene encoding 30S ribosomal protein S17 yields MSENTVRTLTGKVVSDKMDKSIVVLIERRVQHPLYGKLIRRSTKLHAHDENNVAKLGDLVTIKESRPISKTKSWTLVEVVEAAAE; encoded by the coding sequence ATGAGTGAAAATACAGTCCGCACGTTAACCGGCAAAGTCGTAAGTGACAAAATGGACAAGTCTATTGTTGTGCTTATTGAACGCCGCGTTCAACACCCGTTGTATGGCAAACTTATTCGCCGTTCAACTAAATTACACGCTCATGATGAGAACAACGTTGCTAAACTTGGCGACCTTGTGACCATTAAAGAAAGCCGCCCAATTTCTAAAACCAAGTCATGGACATTGGTTGAAGTTGTTGAAGCAGCTGCTGAGTAA